The following are encoded in a window of Syngnathoides biaculeatus isolate LvHL_M chromosome 3, ASM1980259v1, whole genome shotgun sequence genomic DNA:
- the lingo1b gene encoding leucine-rich repeat and immunoglobulin-like domain-containing nogo receptor-interacting protein 1-B isoform X2 has product MVSAEAGGHSYLVACWQPILVLMLGTVLSGSTTGCPSRCDCNAQERSVVCHRRRLATFPEGIPTETKLLDLSKNRVKLLGPEEFINYPQLEELQLNENIISSIESGAFSNLMNLRNLGLRNNQLKLIQLGVFTGLNNLTHLDISENKIVILLDYMFQELYNLRVLEVGDNDLVFISPRSFHGLSNLETLNIEGYKLSSVPTDALSHLHNLLSLRLRYLNITAIRDYSFKRLYRLRALEISQMPSLDTMTPKCLFGMNLTSLAITNCNFTAIPYKAISHLSYLRFLNMSFNPILTVEGNQLHNLQKLQVFHLAGGRLITIEPYSFRGLNHMHILNVSSNRLSTLEESVFHSVGNLETLALHDNPLACDCRLLWVFRRRWRLNFNRQQPICASPDVVQGKEFKDFPDILPSDYFICHKSKIVDNKVQESHVDEGTTVSFTCQAEGEPAPVIMWLSPKKDYITTKTVGTRLSVSDDGELEVRYAQIQDNGTYLCIASNAAGNDTKVAHLFVHSYSPNWPHQPNKTFAFISNQPSDEGANVTRTTIPFPFDVKTLMIATTMGFISFLGVVLFCLVILFLWSRGKNNTKPSIEVEYVPRKEETEEASPAETPIQFNMKIM; this is encoded by the coding sequence ATGGTCTCTGCTGAGGCAGGGGGCCACAGCTACCTAGTGGCATGTTGGCAGCCCATCCTAGTCCTGATGCTGGGCACCGTCCTCTCTGGCTCAACCACTGGATGCCCCTCCCGATGTGACTGCAATGCCCAAGAGCGCTCGGTCGTGTGCCATCGAAGACGATTGGCTACTTTTCCTGAGGGCATTCCCACTGAAACAAAGCTCCTGGATCTGAGCAAGAATCGTGTAAAACTTCTTGGGCCAGAGGAATTTATCAACTACCCACAGCTGGAAGAGCTGCAGCTAAATGAAAACATCATTTCCTCTATTGAGTCAGGGGCTTTTAGCAACCTCATGAATCTACGGAATCTCGGGTTGCGCAACAACCAGTTGAAGCTCATTCAGCTTGGGGTGTTCACAGGCCTTAATAACCTTACGCATCTGGATATTAGTGAGAATAAAATTGTCATTCTGCTGGACTACATGTTCCAGGAGCTCTACAACTTGAGGGTACTGGAAGTCGGTGACAATGACCTCGTTTTCATTTCACCACGATCGTTTCATGGCCTCAGCAATCTTGAAACCCTCAACATTGAGGGTTACAAGCTGTCTTCAGTGCCTACTGATGCCCTGAGCCATCTGCACAACCTCCTGTCACTGCGATTACGGTATCTAAACATCACTGCCATTAGGGATTACTCATTTAAGCGTCTGTATAGGCTCCGAGCTCTAGAAATATCACAGATGCCTTCCCTGGATACCATGACCCCAAAATGCTTGTTCGGAATGAATTTAACATCTTTAGCAATAACTAATTGTAATTTTACTGCCATCCCTTACAAGGCTATCAGTCATCTAAGTTATTTACGATTTCTAAACATGTCTTTTAATCCCATTCTTACTGTTGAAGGGAACCAACTTCACAATCTACAGAAGCTCCAGGTTTTTCATTTGGCTGGTGGAAGATTAATTACCATTGAGCCTTACTCTTTTCGTGGACTAAATCATATGCACATTCTTAACGTTTCTAGTAATAGATTGAGCACCTTGGAGGAGTCTGTCTTCCACTCAGTGGGTAATTTGGAAACTCTGGCTTTGCATGACAACCCTTTGGCCTGCGACTGTCGCTTGCTCTGGGTTTTTCGGCGACGGTGGAGATTGAACTTTAATAGACAGCAGCCCATCTGTGCATCACCTGATGTTGTGCAGGGAAAGGAGTTCAAGGACTTCCCAGATATCCTTCCTTCTGATTATTTCATCTGCCATAAATCTAAGATTGTGGAtaacaaggttcaagagagccaTGTGGATGAAGGAACTACAGTCAGTTTTACTTGCCAAGCTGAGGGTGAGCCAGCCCCTGTAATCATGTGGCTTTCTCCTAAGAAAGACTACATCACCACCAAAACTGTGGGGACAAGGCTTTCTGTGTCCGATGATGGCGAACTAGAGGTTCGTTATGCCCAAATCCAAGACAATGGGACCTACTTGTGCATTGCAAGCAATGCAGCAGGCAATGACACAAAAGTTGCTCATCTCTTTGTGCACAGCTACTCCCCTAATTGGCCCCATCAACCCAACAAGACATTTGCCTTCATTTCCAACCAACCCAGCGATGAAGGAGCCAATGTGACCCGGACCACAATTCCATTTCCGTTCGATGTAAAGACCCTAATGATTGCTACCACAATGGGGTTCATCTCATTCCTTGGTGTAGTACTCTTTTGTCTTGTAATTCTTTTCCTCTGGAGCAgagggaaaaacaacacaaaaccaaGTATAGAGGTTGAGTATGTGCCACGCAAAGAAGAAACAGAAGAGGCTAGTCCAGCAGAGACACCCATACAGTTCAACATGAAAATCATGTGA
- the lingo1b gene encoding leucine-rich repeat and immunoglobulin-like domain-containing nogo receptor-interacting protein 1-B isoform X1 → MTVLVHSRMVSAEAGGHSYLVACWQPILVLMLGTVLSGSTTGCPSRCDCNAQERSVVCHRRRLATFPEGIPTETKLLDLSKNRVKLLGPEEFINYPQLEELQLNENIISSIESGAFSNLMNLRNLGLRNNQLKLIQLGVFTGLNNLTHLDISENKIVILLDYMFQELYNLRVLEVGDNDLVFISPRSFHGLSNLETLNIEGYKLSSVPTDALSHLHNLLSLRLRYLNITAIRDYSFKRLYRLRALEISQMPSLDTMTPKCLFGMNLTSLAITNCNFTAIPYKAISHLSYLRFLNMSFNPILTVEGNQLHNLQKLQVFHLAGGRLITIEPYSFRGLNHMHILNVSSNRLSTLEESVFHSVGNLETLALHDNPLACDCRLLWVFRRRWRLNFNRQQPICASPDVVQGKEFKDFPDILPSDYFICHKSKIVDNKVQESHVDEGTTVSFTCQAEGEPAPVIMWLSPKKDYITTKTVGTRLSVSDDGELEVRYAQIQDNGTYLCIASNAAGNDTKVAHLFVHSYSPNWPHQPNKTFAFISNQPSDEGANVTRTTIPFPFDVKTLMIATTMGFISFLGVVLFCLVILFLWSRGKNNTKPSIEVEYVPRKEETEEASPAETPIQFNMKIM, encoded by the coding sequence GTTCACAGTAGGATGGTCTCTGCTGAGGCAGGGGGCCACAGCTACCTAGTGGCATGTTGGCAGCCCATCCTAGTCCTGATGCTGGGCACCGTCCTCTCTGGCTCAACCACTGGATGCCCCTCCCGATGTGACTGCAATGCCCAAGAGCGCTCGGTCGTGTGCCATCGAAGACGATTGGCTACTTTTCCTGAGGGCATTCCCACTGAAACAAAGCTCCTGGATCTGAGCAAGAATCGTGTAAAACTTCTTGGGCCAGAGGAATTTATCAACTACCCACAGCTGGAAGAGCTGCAGCTAAATGAAAACATCATTTCCTCTATTGAGTCAGGGGCTTTTAGCAACCTCATGAATCTACGGAATCTCGGGTTGCGCAACAACCAGTTGAAGCTCATTCAGCTTGGGGTGTTCACAGGCCTTAATAACCTTACGCATCTGGATATTAGTGAGAATAAAATTGTCATTCTGCTGGACTACATGTTCCAGGAGCTCTACAACTTGAGGGTACTGGAAGTCGGTGACAATGACCTCGTTTTCATTTCACCACGATCGTTTCATGGCCTCAGCAATCTTGAAACCCTCAACATTGAGGGTTACAAGCTGTCTTCAGTGCCTACTGATGCCCTGAGCCATCTGCACAACCTCCTGTCACTGCGATTACGGTATCTAAACATCACTGCCATTAGGGATTACTCATTTAAGCGTCTGTATAGGCTCCGAGCTCTAGAAATATCACAGATGCCTTCCCTGGATACCATGACCCCAAAATGCTTGTTCGGAATGAATTTAACATCTTTAGCAATAACTAATTGTAATTTTACTGCCATCCCTTACAAGGCTATCAGTCATCTAAGTTATTTACGATTTCTAAACATGTCTTTTAATCCCATTCTTACTGTTGAAGGGAACCAACTTCACAATCTACAGAAGCTCCAGGTTTTTCATTTGGCTGGTGGAAGATTAATTACCATTGAGCCTTACTCTTTTCGTGGACTAAATCATATGCACATTCTTAACGTTTCTAGTAATAGATTGAGCACCTTGGAGGAGTCTGTCTTCCACTCAGTGGGTAATTTGGAAACTCTGGCTTTGCATGACAACCCTTTGGCCTGCGACTGTCGCTTGCTCTGGGTTTTTCGGCGACGGTGGAGATTGAACTTTAATAGACAGCAGCCCATCTGTGCATCACCTGATGTTGTGCAGGGAAAGGAGTTCAAGGACTTCCCAGATATCCTTCCTTCTGATTATTTCATCTGCCATAAATCTAAGATTGTGGAtaacaaggttcaagagagccaTGTGGATGAAGGAACTACAGTCAGTTTTACTTGCCAAGCTGAGGGTGAGCCAGCCCCTGTAATCATGTGGCTTTCTCCTAAGAAAGACTACATCACCACCAAAACTGTGGGGACAAGGCTTTCTGTGTCCGATGATGGCGAACTAGAGGTTCGTTATGCCCAAATCCAAGACAATGGGACCTACTTGTGCATTGCAAGCAATGCAGCAGGCAATGACACAAAAGTTGCTCATCTCTTTGTGCACAGCTACTCCCCTAATTGGCCCCATCAACCCAACAAGACATTTGCCTTCATTTCCAACCAACCCAGCGATGAAGGAGCCAATGTGACCCGGACCACAATTCCATTTCCGTTCGATGTAAAGACCCTAATGATTGCTACCACAATGGGGTTCATCTCATTCCTTGGTGTAGTACTCTTTTGTCTTGTAATTCTTTTCCTCTGGAGCAgagggaaaaacaacacaaaaccaaGTATAGAGGTTGAGTATGTGCCACGCAAAGAAGAAACAGAAGAGGCTAGTCCAGCAGAGACACCCATACAGTTCAACATGAAAATCATGTGA